In one window of Paracoccus saliphilus DNA:
- a CDS encoding FadR/GntR family transcriptional regulator, whose product MDQQDGLSDVIAALSPHLSRAAESGGRLPPERRLAEMLNIPRRRLRLALDELQTRGVVFRRHGQGTFISPPPRPDTGRYRFLAGRLTLDQLMDVRCQIEPRLAELAATRVTLADIRQLDNLLRNTRIAATPGEYDLADEVFHYRIAELAGNALFLEIYDLIRQLRSEAGWRERREETNVPGMIRVLGEQHQQIFDAIAAGNPTAAGEAVHAHLAFVASAIDVDSDRAKRSGSEAE is encoded by the coding sequence ATGGATCAGCAGGACGGACTTTCCGACGTCATCGCGGCGCTGTCGCCGCATTTGTCCAGGGCCGCGGAAAGCGGTGGCCGTTTGCCTCCCGAGCGCAGATTGGCCGAGATGCTCAATATCCCGCGCCGCCGCTTGCGGCTGGCGCTGGACGAGCTGCAAACGCGCGGCGTGGTTTTCCGTAGGCATGGGCAGGGCACCTTCATCAGTCCGCCGCCGCGTCCCGATACTGGCCGTTACCGGTTTCTGGCAGGACGCCTGACGCTGGATCAGTTGATGGATGTGCGCTGTCAGATCGAACCGCGACTTGCCGAACTGGCCGCGACACGGGTCACTCTTGCCGATATCCGGCAATTGGACAATTTGCTGCGAAACACCCGGATCGCGGCAACCCCCGGAGAATATGATCTTGCCGACGAGGTCTTTCACTATCGTATTGCCGAATTGGCGGGAAACGCGCTGTTTCTCGAGATTTATGATCTTATCCGCCAGCTGCGAAGCGAGGCGGGTTGGCGCGAGCGGCGCGAGGAAACCAACGTGCCCGGCATGATCCGGGTGCTGGGTGAGCAGCATCAGCAGATCTTCGACGCCATCGCGGCAGGCAACCCGACGGCTGCGGGCGAAGCAGTGCACGCGCACCTAGCCTTCGTTGCCTCGGCGATCGATGTCGATTCTGACAGGGCGAAGCGTTCGGGGTCCGAAGCGGAGTAG
- a CDS encoding DUF4178 domain-containing protein, with the protein MTRSAELKSVNCSSCGAGLNVLGGGRVTTHVCSYCGAALDANANYRALKSFGELPRPSSPFKLGDRGTLFGTEFTVIGTLGYEERWQGQRWHWVEHQVFSETHGYAWLSVEDGHVTFSRRIRSDVWLSGLRVETSEYPPSVSYRNESYRYYDTTNAVITFAEGEFTWQPEEDQRTQTITALGDTRMLEFSQGSTEREVYLTSYVPAVDIAEGFGIDLPPPMLKAHPLKPVRKWRHTVFVAACSAVFAFMSLILGLILSLHPGENLVSATYDVPNDLPITLPVEITNDRGLAWIGFDSTVTDGWAYLNIVLLGPDGNPRFVMGRTSEKYSGRDSEGKWTEDGSNASIRFHPLETTGTYELNIDIEEAGYWKDKRQLLLDRDDYPHVIRQLDVSVSQGQSSGLAAFLAALGFLVVAVVPLFARGFVHQRRWSGSDWDDE; encoded by the coding sequence ATGACCCGCTCGGCCGAATTGAAATCAGTCAATTGTTCCTCTTGCGGTGCGGGGCTGAATGTTCTTGGCGGCGGACGGGTGACCACCCATGTCTGCTCCTATTGCGGCGCGGCACTGGACGCCAACGCCAATTACCGCGCCCTGAAATCCTTTGGCGAATTGCCGCGCCCCTCCAGCCCGTTCAAGCTGGGCGATCGTGGGACGCTTTTCGGCACCGAGTTCACCGTGATCGGCACCTTGGGGTACGAGGAGCGCTGGCAGGGTCAGCGCTGGCATTGGGTCGAGCACCAGGTCTTTTCCGAGACCCATGGCTATGCATGGCTCTCTGTCGAGGATGGGCATGTTACCTTTTCGCGCCGGATTCGCAGCGATGTCTGGTTAAGTGGGCTCAGGGTGGAAACCTCCGAATACCCGCCATCCGTCAGTTACCGCAACGAGAGCTACAGATATTACGACACAACGAATGCCGTGATCACCTTTGCCGAGGGCGAGTTCACCTGGCAGCCCGAGGAAGATCAGCGGACGCAGACGATTACCGCCTTGGGCGATACCCGGATGCTGGAATTTTCGCAGGGCAGTACCGAGCGCGAGGTCTATCTGACCAGCTATGTTCCGGCCGTGGATATCGCAGAGGGCTTCGGGATCGATCTTCCCCCGCCGATGCTAAAGGCCCACCCGTTGAAGCCGGTCAGGAAGTGGCGTCACACCGTGTTTGTCGCGGCCTGCTCGGCAGTTTTTGCGTTCATGTCGTTGATCCTTGGTCTGATCCTGTCGTTGCATCCCGGCGAGAATCTGGTGTCCGCGACTTACGACGTTCCGAATGATCTGCCGATCACTCTCCCTGTCGAAATCACCAATGATCGGGGGCTCGCTTGGATCGGGTTCGATAGTACCGTTACAGACGGTTGGGCTTACCTGAATATCGTCCTTCTTGGTCCTGACGGGAATCCTCGGTTTGTCATGGGCCGGACAAGCGAGAAATATTCCGGCAGGGATAGCGAGGGGAAATGGACCGAGGATGGCTCAAACGCCAGTATCAGGTTTCATCCTCTGGAAACTACGGGCACATACGAATTGAACATCGATATCGAGGAGGCGGGCTACTGGAAAGACAAGCGGCAGCTCTTGTTGGACCGGGATGACTATCCGCACGTCATCCGTCAGCTTGACGTGTCGGTTTCACAAGGACAATCAAGCGGCCTTGCGGCTTTCCTTGCGGCTTTGGGCTTTCTTGTCGTGGCAGTCGTCCCGCTTTTTGCGCGCGGTTTCGTCCATCAGAGACGCTGGTCCGGAAGTGATTGGGACGATGAGTGA
- a CDS encoding DUF4178 domain-containing protein, translated as MNVTAYNCPNCGARINELAKIARMAACDSCDTALLIEDEVVRATGQKGVMHEATSLFDIGDTVKAGDSSVLLRGKARFSYGRGFWDEFWGLDAVGKPVWISLDEGDVAVQRELVDASLSRAVQNADIGDAITLGRREFVISEIETAECVALRGAFDHELKVGESYEFINALGKNGALLSYEYWIGGAQLYLGQWFSPFDIEVEAAP; from the coding sequence GTGAATGTGACAGCCTATAATTGCCCCAATTGCGGGGCTCGTATCAATGAACTGGCAAAAATTGCACGGATGGCGGCGTGTGACTCATGCGACACCGCGCTGCTGATCGAGGACGAGGTCGTGCGTGCCACCGGGCAAAAAGGCGTCATGCACGAGGCGACATCGCTGTTCGATATTGGCGATACCGTCAAGGCCGGGGATAGTTCTGTCCTCCTTAGGGGAAAGGCCCGCTTTTCCTATGGCCGCGGCTTTTGGGACGAGTTCTGGGGGTTGGATGCGGTCGGAAAGCCGGTCTGGATCTCGCTTGATGAGGGCGATGTTGCCGTGCAGCGCGAGCTGGTGGATGCAAGCCTTTCCAGAGCGGTTCAGAATGCCGATATCGGCGATGCCATTACTCTTGGCAGACGTGAATTTGTCATTTCCGAAATTGAAACGGCTGAATGCGTGGCATTGCGCGGCGCGTTCGATCATGAGCTGAAGGTTGGTGAAAGCTACGAATTCATCAATGCTTTGGGGAAAAATGGCGCCCTGTTGTCCTATGAGTACTGGATCGGCGGCGCGCAGCTATACCTTGGCCAATGGTTCAGCCCGTTCGATATCGAGGTGGAGGCCGCGCCATGA
- a CDS encoding Bug family tripartite tricarboxylate transporter substrate binding protein, producing the protein MIKHISRRSLVAAAIGVSAAATPAFAQEWPSGPLHVYVGFPAGSSPDTIARLIADPLSEALGQPVVIENKPGAGGVIGVQQMLAQKDDGHSFGVTINGPLTTAQRLIPDLGYDPATDIAPVSLIATTPLVLAVSSDNPAEDATSFIETAKASPGEISYGSVGQGSGAHLTAELFASEAGIELFHIPFQSYAEVTTSILGGEIDSGFMAPSAALPHVEAGKMKMLGITSTEPFPQVPEVPVLAGQAGLPDDFRAELWDAFIAPAGTDPEIIERLNTEIVEILGDAEIQDKLLAIGWKAEPGTPEEFAARIKDDTELWGAVIDKTEAQE; encoded by the coding sequence ATGATCAAGCATATCAGCCGCCGCAGCCTTGTCGCAGCCGCCATCGGCGTCTCAGCAGCCGCGACACCCGCATTCGCGCAGGAATGGCCCTCGGGTCCTTTGCATGTCTATGTCGGCTTCCCGGCGGGATCGTCACCCGACACGATCGCCCGGCTGATCGCTGATCCGCTGTCCGAAGCACTGGGCCAGCCGGTCGTCATCGAGAACAAGCCCGGCGCGGGCGGCGTCATCGGTGTGCAGCAGATGCTGGCGCAGAAAGACGACGGACATAGCTTCGGTGTGACGATCAACGGGCCGCTGACGACCGCGCAGCGCCTGATCCCGGATCTGGGCTATGATCCCGCCACCGACATCGCGCCGGTCTCGCTGATCGCGACAACTCCGCTGGTGCTCGCGGTTTCCAGCGACAACCCCGCCGAAGACGCCACAAGTTTCATCGAAACGGCCAAGGCCAGCCCCGGCGAGATCAGCTATGGCTCGGTCGGCCAGGGGTCGGGCGCGCATCTGACCGCGGAACTCTTTGCCAGCGAGGCGGGGATCGAGCTGTTCCATATTCCGTTCCAAAGCTATGCCGAGGTCACGACCTCGATCCTGGGCGGCGAGATCGATTCCGGTTTCATGGCCCCGTCAGCCGCGCTGCCGCATGTCGAGGCGGGCAAGATGAAGATGCTGGGCATCACCTCGACCGAGCCCTTCCCGCAGGTTCCCGAGGTTCCCGTCCTGGCCGGTCAGGCCGGACTGCCCGATGATTTCCGCGCCGAGCTGTGGGATGCCTTCATCGCCCCTGCCGGCACCGATCCCGAGATCATCGAAAGGCTGAACACCGAGATCGTCGAAATCCTCGGGGACGCTGAAATTCAGGACAAGCTGCTTGCCATCGGGTGGAAGGCCGAGCCGGGCACGCCCGAGGAATTCGCCGCCCGCATCAAGGACGATACAGAGCTTTGGGGTGCCGTGATCGACAAGACCGAGGCGCAGGAATAA
- a CDS encoding DUF350 domain-containing protein: MDQIFANLLVDVISTVFFTILGCALMWAVWKVIDWATPFPVLKEIEQDQNVALSVLFGFIFLSIAIIIAAVIVS, translated from the coding sequence ATGGACCAAATCTTCGCGAATCTTCTTGTCGACGTGATCAGCACCGTGTTTTTCACCATTCTGGGATGTGCGCTGATGTGGGCGGTCTGGAAGGTCATAGACTGGGCCACCCCCTTCCCGGTGCTGAAGGAAATCGAACAGGATCAAAACGTGGCGCTTAGCGTCCTGTTCGGTTTCATCTTCCTGTCCATCGCCATCATCATCGCGGCCGTCATCGTCTCATGA
- a CDS encoding tripartite tricarboxylate transporter permease, whose amino-acid sequence MTTLEGLGHGLSVALQPNVLIYSLFGALLGTFVGVLPGIGAMAAITLLLPITYYISSEAALVMLAGVYYGAQYGGAVASILLRLPGTPQSAVTTLDGYPLARQGRAGVALFTAMISSFAGSILGIVILVMLAGWLAGMATAFGAAEYAAMMIMGLIAASTIGSARPSKSLAMVVVGLILGCVGTDVNSGVQRLTFGQTELMDGINLVALAMGLFGVAEVIANIRDADRHGPPDRVTLRQLIPTRQDVGQMIAPITRGTTLGGFFGALPGTGSTISSFLSYALERRVSRHPERFGNGAIEGIAGPEAANNSASITAFVPTLTLGIPGDPIMALMLGALIIHGIQPGPMMLEARPDMFWGLVVSFGIGNLFLLILNLPLIGIWVSMLRIPFRWLYPAIIVFICLGVYSVRGSVFDIAMVAGIGAIGYALALASFSPALLLLGFVLGPLIETNLRRAMLISRGDPMIFLERPIACGFVIATLALILVPVMKTVLKARTNRAAN is encoded by the coding sequence ATGACAACACTCGAAGGTCTGGGTCACGGCCTGTCGGTCGCCTTGCAGCCGAATGTCTTGATCTACAGCCTGTTCGGCGCGCTTCTAGGCACCTTTGTCGGTGTCTTGCCGGGGATCGGGGCGATGGCCGCGATCACCCTGCTTTTGCCGATCACCTATTACATCTCGTCCGAGGCGGCGCTGGTCATGCTGGCCGGGGTCTATTACGGCGCGCAATATGGCGGTGCGGTGGCGTCGATCCTGCTGCGCCTGCCCGGAACGCCTCAATCGGCGGTCACGACACTGGACGGTTATCCATTGGCCCGCCAGGGCCGGGCGGGTGTCGCGCTGTTCACGGCGATGATCTCGTCCTTCGCGGGCTCGATCCTTGGCATCGTGATACTGGTCATGCTGGCTGGATGGCTGGCCGGCATGGCCACGGCATTCGGTGCGGCGGAATATGCCGCGATGATGATCATGGGATTGATCGCCGCCTCGACCATCGGCTCTGCCCGCCCAAGCAAGAGCCTTGCCATGGTGGTCGTTGGCCTGATCCTCGGCTGCGTCGGGACCGATGTGAATTCAGGCGTACAGCGACTGACATTCGGTCAGACCGAACTGATGGACGGCATCAACCTCGTCGCGCTCGCGATGGGGCTGTTCGGTGTGGCCGAGGTCATCGCGAATATCCGCGATGCCGACCGGCATGGTCCGCCCGACCGGGTCACATTGCGGCAGTTGATCCCGACGCGGCAGGATGTCGGCCAGATGATCGCGCCGATCACCCGGGGCACCACGCTCGGCGGCTTCTTCGGAGCGTTGCCGGGCACCGGATCGACGATCTCCTCGTTTCTCAGCTATGCGTTGGAGCGGCGGGTTTCGCGTCACCCCGAGCGTTTCGGAAACGGCGCGATCGAGGGGATTGCAGGCCCTGAAGCGGCCAACAATTCGGCATCGATCACCGCATTCGTCCCGACATTGACCCTCGGCATTCCCGGCGATCCGATCATGGCGCTAATGCTAGGAGCGCTTATCATCCACGGCATCCAACCCGGTCCGATGATGCTCGAGGCACGACCCGACATGTTCTGGGGGCTGGTGGTCAGCTTTGGCATCGGCAACCTGTTCCTGCTGATCCTGAACCTGCCGCTGATCGGCATCTGGGTGTCGATGCTGCGCATCCCGTTTCGCTGGCTCTACCCGGCGATCATCGTGTTCATATGCCTTGGCGTCTATTCGGTCCGCGGATCGGTCTTCGACATCGCCATGGTCGCGGGAATTGGAGCCATCGGTTATGCGCTGGCGCTGGCTTCGTTCAGCCCGGCGCTGCTGTTGCTCGGCTTCGTGCTCGGCCCGTTGATCGAGACCAACCTGCGGCGCGCCATGCTGATCTCGCGCGGCGATCCGATGATCTTTCTGGAACGTCCCATCGCTTGCGGCTTCGTCATCGCAACGCTTGCCTTAATCCTGGTTCCGGTGATGAAAACCGTTCTGAAAGCAAGGACCAACCGCGCCGCGAATTGA
- a CDS encoding polyamine aminopropyltransferase, with protein MTAAARPAHRDVWLLIATFLIAVAGLIYELIAATVSSYLLGDSVRQFSLVIGVFLSSMGLGAWLSRFVERPVAGFVWVQISVAVVGGFMAPALFFAYAYLSAVGPVLFGFLAAVGVLSGMEIPLIARVLEDIGAHRFRFENVLSVDYAGALIASLAFPLLVVPYLGLMSASLSFGALNLAVAGVSLWLFRNESSWGQRIAWLLALVATIVALINSERLLSVTEAELFEDDIIFSETTSYQNITVTQFRDRTRLFLDYSIQFDSLDEYRYHEMLVHPALGMVPRRENILILGGGDGMAAREVLRHDDVKNITLVDLDPRVTELFRDHPQLSPLNDHALSDPRLDIVNKDAWQFVESDDRIYDVVILDLPDPKNLALSKLYSSEFYALLTERIGVQSVIVTQAGAPLFAREAFWSIVKTWEETRNPVNPKAPLSVLPYHGYVPSFGEWGFVMVSPMRLRDRMPALPEGLRYLDLAQWRSAMQFSPDMARKDVEANRIQTHALIDYYMDGWEQWFE; from the coding sequence ATGACCGCAGCGGCGAGGCCCGCACATCGTGATGTCTGGCTTCTGATTGCGACATTCCTGATCGCTGTCGCGGGGCTGATCTACGAACTGATCGCCGCGACGGTGTCCAGCTATCTTCTTGGCGATTCCGTTCGCCAGTTTTCGCTGGTGATCGGGGTGTTCCTGTCCTCCATGGGGCTGGGCGCCTGGCTGTCGCGCTTTGTCGAACGCCCGGTCGCGGGCTTTGTCTGGGTTCAGATTTCGGTGGCCGTGGTCGGCGGTTTCATGGCGCCGGCCCTGTTCTTCGCCTATGCTTATCTTTCCGCCGTTGGCCCGGTCCTGTTCGGTTTCCTCGCGGCGGTCGGCGTGCTGTCGGGAATGGAAATTCCCCTGATTGCCCGCGTGCTCGAAGATATCGGCGCGCATCGTTTCCGTTTCGAGAATGTCCTGAGCGTGGATTATGCCGGTGCGCTGATCGCGTCGCTGGCTTTCCCATTGCTGGTCGTGCCTTACCTGGGGCTGATGTCCGCCAGTCTCAGCTTTGGCGCGCTGAACCTTGCGGTTGCCGGTGTCTCCCTGTGGCTTTTCCGGAACGAGAGCAGTTGGGGGCAACGCATTGCCTGGCTGCTTGCGCTGGTGGCGACAATCGTGGCGCTAATCAACTCGGAGCGGCTTTTATCGGTCACCGAGGCCGAACTGTTCGAGGACGATATCATCTTCAGCGAGACGACTTCCTACCAGAATATCACTGTCACCCAGTTCCGGGATCGCACCCGGCTTTTCCTGGACTATTCGATCCAGTTCGATTCACTCGACGAGTATCGCTACCATGAGATGCTGGTGCATCCGGCGCTCGGGATGGTTCCGCGGCGCGAGAACATCCTCATCCTCGGCGGGGGCGATGGCATGGCCGCGCGCGAGGTTCTGCGGCATGACGATGTGAAGAACATCACCCTCGTCGATCTTGATCCGCGCGTGACCGAATTGTTCCGGGACCATCCGCAACTGTCGCCTCTGAACGATCACGCGTTGTCGGACCCGCGCCTAGATATCGTCAACAAGGATGCATGGCAGTTCGTCGAATCCGACGACCGGATTTACGATGTGGTGATCCTTGATCTGCCGGACCCCAAGAACCTGGCGCTTTCCAAGCTGTATTCGTCCGAATTCTATGCGCTGCTGACAGAGCGGATCGGGGTGCAGTCGGTGATCGTCACGCAGGCCGGGGCGCCATTATTCGCCCGCGAGGCCTTCTGGTCCATCGTCAAGACATGGGAAGAGACGCGCAATCCCGTCAATCCGAAAGCGCCGCTATCCGTGCTGCCCTATCACGGCTATGTACCAAGTTTCGGGGAATGGGGCTTCGTGATGGTCTCGCCCATGCGTTTGCGCGACCGCATGCCGGCTCTGCCCGAAGGGCTGCGCTACCTGGATTTGGCTCAGTGGCGATCGGCCATGCAGTTTTCGCCCGACATGGCACGCAAGGATGTCGAGGCCAATCGCATCCAGACGCATGCCTTGATCGATTACTACATGGATGGCTGGGAACAGTGGTTCGAATGA
- a CDS encoding tripartite tricarboxylate transporter TctB family protein, protein MRRDYHDILWGGFLALLGLGVAGYAAIHYDLGSLRRMGPGFFPVSLGVILAALGAAIALPAFWRKGELRPFAGRELLGVIAALLLFALLMNRAGIVITAAVVTLTASVVAPRPGILWRLVLAAAVTLLTWAIFILALEMTIPVWPWSR, encoded by the coding sequence ATGCGGCGCGATTACCACGATATCCTGTGGGGCGGGTTCCTCGCCCTTCTTGGCCTTGGCGTGGCCGGTTATGCCGCCATCCATTACGATCTGGGCAGCCTTCGCCGGATGGGACCGGGATTCTTTCCGGTCTCGTTGGGGGTGATCCTGGCAGCACTCGGCGCCGCCATCGCCCTGCCCGCCTTCTGGCGCAAGGGTGAGCTGCGGCCCTTCGCCGGACGCGAATTGCTGGGCGTCATCGCCGCGCTGCTGCTGTTCGCCTTGCTGATGAATCGCGCAGGTATCGTGATCACGGCCGCAGTCGTGACATTGACCGCCAGCGTGGTCGCCCCGCGCCCCGGCATTCTCTGGCGCCTTGTCTTGGCAGCCGCCGTCACCTTGCTCACATGGGCCATCTTCATCCTCGCACTGGAGATGACCATTCCCGTCTGGCCGTGGAGCCGCTGA
- the speD gene encoding adenosylmethionine decarboxylase, whose protein sequence is MIDSEKFAPGAHLLIDHFGGRFLDEPARLEAALRAAAKAAGATILSGAFHHFGGGNGVTGVLLLAESHISIHTWPERDYAAIDIFMCGDADAERAAEMLASILSPQRIEMGRFQRGHSNHCSQPSM, encoded by the coding sequence ATGATTGACTCGGAGAAATTTGCGCCCGGCGCGCATCTGTTGATCGACCATTTCGGTGGACGTTTCCTTGATGAACCGGCTCGGCTGGAAGCGGCGCTGCGCGCTGCCGCCAAGGCCGCCGGAGCGACGATCCTGTCGGGCGCGTTTCACCATTTCGGCGGCGGCAATGGTGTGACCGGTGTCCTGTTGCTGGCCGAGTCGCATATCTCGATCCATACATGGCCCGAACGGGATTATGCCGCCATCGATATCTTCATGTGCGGCGATGCCGATGCCGAGCGGGCGGCAGAGATGTTGGCCTCAATCCTCTCCCCGCAGCGGATCGAGATGGGACGATTTCAGCGCGGTCATTCGAACCACTGTTCCCAGCCATCCATGTAG
- a CDS encoding gamma-glutamyltransferase family protein, translated as MNDFTTRPDIRGTFGTVASTHWIASAVGMSILEKGGNAFDAAVATALVLQVVEPHLNGPGGDLPAIVHFAETSETRVLCAQGVAPKAATMDHYRQHFGDGLIPGSGLLATVVPGAFDGWMLMLRDHGSLELADVMEPAIGYARDGHPILPRVANTIEELSGFFRDEWPTSAATWLPGGKAPQAWSLFRNPDLASTYQRIVDEAKADTREARIDAARKSWSQGFVADAICDYLADASVMDVSGKPHSAVLSREDLAEWQASWEAPLSIDYHGWTVHKTQSWSQGPVLLQGLQILKHFDLAAMDPMGADFIHTVIEAMKLAYADREAYYGDPEFFDIPMNALLSEDYAAERARLIGDSASLEQRPGRLPGLGHLADDAVVRAATDFNAARGVSAGEPTMAHLTERRGDTVHLDVIDRWGNMVSATPSGGWLQSSPVIPGLGFALNSRAQMFWLRDDLPTSLRPGARPRTTLTPSMAEKDGIRVAFGTPGGDQQDQWQLIWFLRYVHHGLSMQQCMDAPLFHSNHFQSSFYPRDANPGDLMLEPNFDESVIADLRRRGHSVTVAEPWSIGRLTAARRDPDGMLTAAATPRLMQAYAIGR; from the coding sequence ATGAACGATTTCACCACCCGTCCCGATATTCGCGGCACATTCGGCACCGTTGCCTCGACTCATTGGATTGCCTCTGCGGTGGGGATGAGCATCCTTGAAAAGGGAGGCAACGCATTCGACGCGGCGGTTGCGACAGCCCTGGTGCTGCAGGTGGTCGAGCCACATCTGAACGGGCCCGGCGGCGATCTGCCCGCCATCGTTCATTTTGCCGAGACGAGCGAGACGCGGGTTCTTTGTGCGCAGGGCGTCGCCCCCAAAGCCGCGACGATGGATCACTATCGTCAGCATTTCGGCGATGGGCTGATCCCCGGTTCGGGCCTGTTGGCGACAGTTGTTCCGGGCGCGTTCGATGGCTGGATGCTGATGCTGCGCGATCATGGCAGCCTGGAGCTTGCAGATGTCATGGAGCCCGCCATCGGCTATGCGCGCGACGGGCATCCGATCCTGCCGCGCGTCGCCAACACGATCGAGGAACTGAGCGGGTTTTTCCGTGACGAATGGCCGACAAGTGCCGCGACATGGTTGCCCGGGGGCAAGGCTCCGCAGGCATGGTCGTTGTTCCGGAATCCCGATCTTGCCTCCACCTATCAGCGCATCGTCGATGAGGCAAAAGCAGACACGCGGGAGGCGCGCATCGATGCGGCCCGCAAATCCTGGTCGCAGGGTTTCGTGGCGGATGCGATCTGCGATTACCTTGCCGATGCCAGTGTGATGGATGTGTCGGGCAAACCGCATTCCGCCGTGCTGTCGCGCGAGGATTTGGCCGAATGGCAAGCGAGTTGGGAGGCGCCGCTGTCGATCGACTACCACGGTTGGACGGTCCACAAGACACAAAGCTGGTCACAGGGACCCGTGCTGTTACAGGGCCTGCAGATCCTCAAGCATTTCGATCTTGCCGCGATGGACCCGATGGGCGCCGACTTCATTCACACCGTGATCGAGGCAATGAAGCTCGCCTATGCGGATCGTGAGGCCTATTACGGCGATCCGGAGTTTTTCGATATTCCCATGAATGCGCTGCTGTCCGAGGATTATGCCGCCGAACGCGCCCGTTTGATCGGGGACTCGGCCAGCCTGGAGCAGCGGCCCGGCCGCCTGCCGGGGCTGGGGCATCTTGCCGATGATGCCGTCGTCCGCGCTGCGACGGATTTCAACGCTGCCCGTGGAGTCAGCGCGGGCGAGCCGACCATGGCCCATCTGACCGAGCGGCGTGGCGATACCGTGCATCTGGATGTGATAGACCGTTGGGGCAACATGGTCAGCGCGACTCCGTCGGGCGGTTGGCTGCAATCCAGCCCGGTCATTCCCGGCCTGGGGTTTGCCTTGAACAGCCGCGCGCAGATGTTCTGGCTGCGTGACGATCTGCCGACTTCGCTCAGGCCCGGTGCTCGGCCCCGGACCACATTGACCCCCTCGATGGCCGAAAAGGATGGCATCCGCGTGGCATTCGGCACTCCGGGAGGGGATCAGCAGGACCAATGGCAGCTTATCTGGTTCCTGCGCTATGTCCACCACGGCTTGTCGATGCAGCAATGCATGGATGCGCCGCTGTTTCACAGCAACCATTTCCAAAGCAGCTTCTATCCGCGCGACGCGAACCCGGGAGACCTGATGCTCGAGCCCAACTTCGATGAATCCGTGATTGCCGATCTTCGTCGCCGGGGTCACAGCGTCACGGTGGCTGAACCGTGGAGCATTGGCCGCCTGACTGCAGCAAGGCGTGATCCGGATGGCATGCTGACTGCCGCCGCGACACCACGGCTGATGCAGGCCTATGCCATCGGTCGCTGA